From Columba livia isolate bColLiv1 breed racing homer chromosome 5, bColLiv1.pat.W.v2, whole genome shotgun sequence, one genomic window encodes:
- the DHCR7 gene encoding 7-dehydrocholesterol reductase, whose amino-acid sequence MAAHQQNKPSGERNRKNTQNGSRTPQVQWGRAWEVDWFSLASIIFLLMFAPLIVYYFIMSCDQYQCSLMDPLVDLLTGNKHLSDIWNKTPVLTYKAAGMYTLWVAFQVVLYVFIPDFCHKFLPGYAGGVQEGAITPAGVVNKYEINGLQAWIITHVLWFANAYYFHFFSPTIIFDNWIPLLWCANILGYIVSTFALIKGYFFPTSAADCKFTGNFFYDYMMGIEFNPRIGKWFDFKLFFNGRPGIVAWTLINLSYAAKQQELYGQVTNSMILVNVLQGIYVLDFFWNEAWYLKTIDICHDHFGWYLGWGDCVWLPYLYTLQGLYLVNHPVQLGTANAIGILMLGLIGYYIFRVTNHQKDLFRRTNGNCKIWGKKPEYIECSYMSMDGTKHYSKLMTSGFWGWARHFNYTGDLMGSLAYCLTCGFDHILPYFYIIYMTILLTHRCIRDEHRCFSKYGKDWKRYTAAVPYRLLPGIF is encoded by the exons ATGGCAGCCCATCAGCAGAACAAACCTTCTGGAGAAAGAAACCGCAAAAACACCCAAAATGGTTCTCGAACACCTCAAGTCCAGTGGGGAAGAGCATG GGAGGTGGACTGGTTTTCCTTGGCAAGCATCATTTTCCTGCTCATGTTTGCGCCCCTTATCGTATATTACTTCATAATGTCCTGTGACCAGTACCagtgctctctaatggatccaCTCGTTGACTTGCTTACGGGGAATAAACATCTGTCTGACATCTGGAACAAGACTCCTGTGCTGACCTATAAGGCTGCTGGCATGTATACCCTGTGGGTCGCTTTCCAG GTGGTTTTGTATGTGTTCATTCCTGACTTCTGCcataaatttcttcctggatATGCAGGAGGTGTCCAAGAAGGTGCCATCACCCCTGCTG GTGTAGTGAATAAGTATGAAATCAATGGACTTCAGGCTTGGATCATTACCCACGTGCTTTGGTTTGCAAATGCCTATTACTTCCACTTCTTCTCACCTACCATCATTTTTGACAACTGGATTCCTCTCCTGTGGTGTGCCAATATCCTGGGCTACATAGTTTCCACATTTGCCTTGATTAAAGGCTATTTTTTCCCTACCAGTGCCGCAGACTG CAAATTCACCGGCAACTTCTTTTACGACTACATGATGGGGATTGAATTTAACCCTCGAATAGGAAAGTGGTTTGATTTCAAGCTGTTCTTCAATGGGCGCCCTGGTATTGTAGCCTGGACTCTAATCAACCTTTCCTATGCTGCTAAACAACAGGAGCTGTACGGCCAAGTAACCAACTCCATGATCCTCGTCAATGTCCTTCAG GGTATTTATGTTTTGGACTTCTTCTGGAATGAAGCTTGGTATTTGAAAACCATTGATATCTGCCACGATCATTTTGGCTGGTATTTGGGCTGGGGAGACTGTGTTTGGTTGCCTTACCTCTATACTTTGCAG GGTTTGTATCTGGTTAaccaccctgtccagctgggcACAGCTAATGCCATAGGGATCTTGATGTTGGGTTTGATCGGCTATTACATCTTCAGGGTGACCAACCACCAGAAGGACCTATTCCGTCGTACCAACGGCAACTGCAAGATCTGGGGGAAGAAACCAGAATATATCGAGTGTTCCTACATGTCCATGGACGGGACCAAGCACTACAGCAAACTGATGACCTCGGGATTCTGGGGGTGGGCGCGACATTTTAACTACACGGGAGATTTGATGGGCTCCCTGGCCTATTGCCTGACTTGTGGGTTTGACCACATCTTGCCTTATTTCTACATCATTTATATGACTATTCTGCTGACCCACCGCTGCATTAGGGATGAACACCGTTGCTTCAGCAAATACGGGAAGGACTGGAAGCGCTACACTGCTGCCGTGCCTTACCGGCTCCTACCAGGAATATTTTAA